The DNA segment TGGAAGGCGGTCAGCAGCTCGGCGGCGTGCCGCACCTTCGCTGCCTGCACCGGGGGCGCCGCCGGGGAGTCGGCGCGACGCGGCAGCACGAACCGGCGCCACGCGGACGGGATCGCGAACGAAAGCATGGGCGGAACCCTAGCGAGCCGATACGACAAAAAATCCGCACACATCGACGGTCATGGACATCAGCGCCGCGGTGCACCACAGTGAGACACGACTCCGGTGCGGACCGTGCAGGCGGCCGGCCCGCGCCGGAGTCTCGAAAACCGGTTGCGCGGGGATCGGCGGTCCTGACACCTTCGCGCCAATGGATCAGCGCATTCAACTCTCCGTCGTGTCCCATCTCCGCACCCGGCCGCAGGCCACCGAGGTCGGCCCGTTCGTGGCGGGCCTGGACCCGGACACCGACAGCCCGTGGGTCAACTACGCGACCCCGCAGCCCGACGCCAAGATCACCGTCGCCGATGTGGAGGCCCTGATCGCGGCGTTCACCGAGGCGAGGCGCAAACCCCGGCTCGAGTACGTCACGAGCACCGCCCCCGAACTCGAGGATCTCCTGCTCGCGAGCGGTTTCACGGTCGAGGCACGCCAGGAGTACCTGATCTGTACCCCGGCGTTCGTGACGGCTTCCCCCGTACCCCCCGGTCTGCGGTTGAAGGAACCCACCACCGACCCGGACCGGGCCGCCCTGCGCGCGGCCACCAATGAGGCGTTCGGTGAGGCGCCGCAGGCGTCCGAGACCGATGTGGCCCGCCTGCGCCACAACCAGGAGAGTGGCGGCATCGCCCTGGCCGCCGTGACCGAGGACGACCAGTGCGCGGGCGGCGGGCAGGCCATGCCGCCGCAGCAGGGGACCAGTGAGATCGGCGGCATCGGCGTCCGCGAGCCCTTCCGCGGGCGCGGGCTCGGCCAGGCGATCACCGCCCGGCTGACCGAGCGGATCTTCGCGCGCGGCATCGAGATCGCCTGGCTGGAGGCGGGCGGCGAGGACTCCTGGCGCGTCTACGAGCGTGTCGGTTTCCGGCCGGCCGGCCAGCGGCTCTACATCTCGCGCTGAGCGCTGTACCTTACCCCTGTGCCGATCTTGGGAAGCGCTCTCGTCACCGGGGCCTCGCGTG comes from the Actinoplanes sp. OR16 genome and includes:
- a CDS encoding GNAT family N-acetyltransferase; this translates as MDQRIQLSVVSHLRTRPQATEVGPFVAGLDPDTDSPWVNYATPQPDAKITVADVEALIAAFTEARRKPRLEYVTSTAPELEDLLLASGFTVEARQEYLICTPAFVTASPVPPGLRLKEPTTDPDRAALRAATNEAFGEAPQASETDVARLRHNQESGGIALAAVTEDDQCAGGGQAMPPQQGTSEIGGIGVREPFRGRGLGQAITARLTERIFARGIEIAWLEAGGEDSWRVYERVGFRPAGQRLYISR